acgtctcatactttcgtgtatttgggagcaaatgctacattttggtgaagaaaggtagacattctaaatttgctaccaaagttgtagaagggtttttactagggtatgactcaaatacaagggcgtatagagtcttcaacaaatcattgggtttggttgaagtctctagcgacgttgtatttgatgagactaatggctctccaagagtgcaagttgattttgatgatatagatgatgatgatgttctgatggccgcaatgcgcaccatggcgactggagatgtgcgaccacatgaacaacaagagcaagatcaaccttcttcctcaacaatggtgcatcccccaactcaagatgatgaacaggttcctgaaGAAGAggtgcgtgatcaagggggagcacaagaagaaccagctatggaggaagaagcatcacgggcccctccaactcaagtccgagtgaCAATCCAACGGAATCACCccattgaccagattctgggtgacataagcaagggagtaactactcgctcaagattagctaacttttgtgagcattactcgtttgtctcttctattgagcctttcagggtagaagaggccttgcaagatccggactgggtgttggccatgcaggaagagctcaacaacttcaagaggaacgaagtttggagcctggtgccacgtcccaagcaaaatgttatgggaaccaagtgggtgttctgcaataagcaagacgagcacggggtggtgacaagaaacaaggcttgacttgtggcaaaaggttatgcccaagtcgcaggtttggatttcgaggatacttttgctcctgtggctaggctagagtctatttgaatattgttagcctatgccgctcaccattctttcaggttgtttcaaatggacgtgaagagcgctttcctcaacaggctaatcaaggaggaggtgtatgtggaacaaccccctggctttgaggatgacaggtatcccgaccacgtctttaagctctctaaggcgctctatggacttaagcaagccccaagagcatggtatgaatgccttagagatttcttaattgctaatgctttcaaggttgggaaagccgatcccactcttttcactaagacttgtgatggtgacctttttgtgtgccaaatttatgtcgatgacataatatttggttctacaaaccaaaagtcttgtgaggagtttagcagggtgatgactcaaaagtttgagatgtcgatgatgggcgagttgaactacttccttgggttccaagtgaagcaactcaaggatggcaccttcatctcccaaacgaagtacactcaagatcttctcaagcggtttaggatgaaggacgtcaagcccgcaaagacaccaatgggaaccgacggacatgtcgatctcaaaaaaaggaggtaagtccattgatcaaaaggcataccgatctatgatagggtcattactttatttatgtgctagtagaccggatattatgcttagcgtatgcatgtgtgctagatttcaatccgacccaaggaaatgtcaccttgtggtcgttaagcagattcttagatatttagttgctacgccttgcttcgggatctggtatccaaaggggtcaacctttgacttaattggatattcagactctgattatgctggatgcaaggttgataggaagagtacatcagggacgtgccaattcctaggaaggtccctggtgtcttggagctcaaagaaacaaacctctgttgccctatccaccgctgaggccgagtatgttgccgcaggatagtgttgcgcgcaactactttggatgaggcaaaccctccaggactttggctacaatctgagcaaagtcccactcctatgtgacaatgagagtgcaatccgcatggcggacaatcctgttgaacacagccgcactaagcacatagacatccgacatcacttcctgagagaccaccagcaaaagggagatatcgaggtgttccatattagcaccgagaaccagctagccgatatctttaccaagccattagatgagaaaaccttttgcaggctgcgtagtgagctaaatgtcttaaactcgtgtaacttggattgatctatagcatacatgtgttttatgcctttgatcatgttactttatgcatttatgtaatttgttgcttatttatggtgctcaagttgtgcaagggatccccggacctcacaagtccatgtgtgaatgatgcacatatttagggggagaagtgctacaacttgaccctttgagactaaccttgtgtttgagtattcttgatgtagtctcaaaggtgcattgaaagggaaatggacttggacgttgcaaagacttccactgcactccggtattggtgtatttcgttccaagttcatatttatgttcctattgccttttgctcttaattgacaatttttggtaaggcaatggggttaaagggccaaaaatgatcctgttttggtgcttaatgccaaagggggagatatTAAGGCCAAATAAaacggatcagctaccacttgtgaattttgaaaacactaGAGTtaaaacttttgatttgtcaaaatactctatttgcaaaatttggtctcttgtggggagaatttatgattatgggaaaaagggggagtttttggctcttgatcaatttCATTCTTGGATTATATCTCTTTATGTccaaacaagtgaatttgacttaaagataggaaaatgaatttgatttgcaaaaacaaaccaagtggtggcaaagaatgatccaaatatgccaaatttgaaacaaaaacaatttttgttctcaattgcattgatgttgcacttcttttggttgctttttgatgtgttggcataaatcaccaaaaagggggggattgaaaggaaaatgtgcccttgggccatttctataatgttttggtgattaagtgtccaacacatattgagtgagttgattatgtgccaaacaatcaagaagagcaaatcatgtaacaaggtatgtttctagacttagtacattgttttgagtactaacatatattgcctaagtgctagaaataggaaaaGAGAAGGTtgcaagacttggctgtgtatagCCAAAGCTCAGCTcgacctggcacaccggactgttcggtggtgcaccggactgtccggtggggcaccggacagtgtccggtgcgccaggctggactccggtgaaaaggccgctctcgggactcgacggcggcgtacgactataattcaccggactgtccggtggtgcaccgcactgtccggtgagtcatccacgGCGAACTCATCGCCCTCGGGAAGAGGACCAGCGTTGTACGGTTATAAtttaccggaccgtccggtggtgcaccggactgtccggtgaaccaacggtcgtttgcgccaacggtcggccgcgcaatcttcgcgcgacgcgtggtccgcaccaacggtcggtgggggcactggactgtccggtgtgcaccggacagtgtccggtgcgccaaccgatctcgaggaccaacggtcggatgtgccagaaaaggaaggagatcgcgcaccggacagctacagtgactgtccggtgcgccacccgacagaaggcaatcttagccttccttgttggcctccaacggctcctagttgccttggggctataaaaagacccctaggcacatggaggagtcacccaagcattcactaagcattctaagtctcccacactccgtcttcgcacacttgatcgatcgtgttagtgatttgagcttcgttctagttgtgaactctttgtgcttcattttgatatCAAGTCTTGGCttatgtgcgtgtgtgtgctgcggatttgtgtgtgttgctccccaaccttactcttgtgtttttattatgatctttgttgtaagggtgagagactccaacttgtggagattcctcacaaacaggaaaagatataaggaagaaaaaccgtggtattcaagttgatcattggatcgcttgaaaggggttgagtgcaaccctcgtctattgggacgccacaacgtggaagtaggcaagtgttacttggccgaaccacggtatAAAATCGCGTgtatcttgtgttgatctctttgtgactgttgcccacaagaactcgcttctcaactacttagtcgcactaacatttctataaccaagtttgtggctatttagagttgaattttgcaggatcacctattcacccccctctaggttctctcaactgtccggtgccacaagaagtcaACAGCGCCAACGGTTGACTGCTCCCGAAACCTAACGGttaggtgacgtggcggcgcaccggatagcctacagtgcctatccggtggcgcactagactgtctggtgcgcccatcgacagcagccttccccaacggccatttggtggttgagggctataaatacaccgcaACCACCACAACACCAAGCACCCAAGCATTctgaacattgcattcaatacaagagcaatatacTTCaccccaagacacaatcaaagcgatcgatacactcaaagtccccaaatcaactctagtgcattaggacttgtgagaggatctcttgtgtttctttgttgctcttgtttgcttggcttggccttctttttcttttcaattcttactctcaagtgctttgtaagcaaggcaagagacaccaattgtgtggtgatccttgcggggtctaagtgacccgtgagattaaggaagaaggctcactcggtctaagtgactgtttgagagagggaaagggttgaaagagacccggtctttgtgatcacctcaacggggactaggttctttagaaccaaacctcggtaaaacaaatcaccgtgttcactcgctttatttcttagttgatttgttttccccctctctcccggacttgaatttaattctaacgctaaccccggcttgtagtttgtgttttaagttgtaaatttcagatgacacctattcaccccccctctaggcgactttcaattggtatcagagcccggtgcttcattagagtctaacaactcgaagtgatgtcgggagatcatgccaagagggagatcgtaacCGATGACAAGCCCGAGGAGAACCCACTCAAGGGAGTCtggccacaagcataaggaggaatcctcttcctccaacaagacTTATCGGAgacgcgacaagaagaagaagatgaagaaagtggtctactacgagaccgactcattGTCGCCCTCCACATCTGGATCTAACTCGTCGTCCACtatttctaagcgccatgagcgcaagaagtatagtaagatgcccctcccatatcctcgtatttctaaacacgctcctctactttccgttccattaggcaaaccaccatattttgatggtgaggactattgtatgtggagtgataaaatgaggcatcacctaacctcactccacaaaagcatatgggatattgttgagaatGGAGCGCATGTACCtaaggtaggggacaaggactatgactcggacgaggccgaccaaattagacactttaactcccaagccacaaatatactcctcgcctccttgtgttgagaggagtataataaggtgcaagggttaaagaccgccaaaaaaatttgggacgtcctcaagatggcgcacgaaggggacgaggtgaccaagatcaccgcgCGAGACGATcgtgggagaactcggtcgattcgtcctcaaccaaggtgaagagccgcaagcaatgtacaactggctAAAAACCAtgatgaaccaagtgcgcaatctcgggagcaccaagtaggATGACCataagatggtcaaggttattctaagatcccttgttttcgcaatcctactcaagtgcaattaattaaTGGGGATCctgatacaaactaatgtctcccgaggaagtgataggcaagtttgtgagctttgagctaatgatcaaagactccaaacacatcgtcaacttggagcaaggcgtcacctccacacccgaggtgcaacccgtcgcattcaaggcgacggaagaagaaaagaaggagtctacaccaaataggcttcccatcgacgcctccaagctcgacaacgaggaaatggcgctcatcattaagatcttccgccaaatcctcaagcaaaggagggggaaggactacaaaccccgctccaagagggtgtgctacaagtgtggtaagcccgatcattttattgctaaatatccaatgtctagtgatagtgacaggggctaagacaagaaagggaagaagaaggaaaagaagaggtactacaagaagaagggcggcgatgcccacatatgtcgggaatgggactccaacgagagctccaccgactcctcctccaacaaggacgccgccaacatcgccatcaacaagggactcctcttccccaacgtcggccacaagtgcttcatggctaaggacggcaaaaagaagaagatacaacctagaaccaccccaagtatattacatctagtgatgagggtagttctagtgataatgaagatgatttaatgtatctttttgccaaccttaacatgaaacaaaaggaaaaattaaatgagctaataggagctattcatgagaaggacgaACTTttagatagccaagaggaattccttattaaagaaaacaaaaaacatgttaaggtgaaaaatgcttatgctcaggaagtagagaaatgtgaaaatttaactaaggagcttagcacttgccatgattcaattatcggtcttagaaatgaaaatgctagtctaaatgctaagattgatgaattgaatgataCAATTTCTAGCCTCAGAGATAAAAATGTTAGTctaatttctaaggttaaagatttaaatgtttgcaatgattccatttcctgtcttagagatgaaaatgtcatgctaaaatctaagatagatgaattaaatgtttgtaaaccctctacatcttctatcgagcatatttctatttgcactagatgtagagacgttaatgttgaagctattaatgatcatcttgctctaattaaacaacaaaatgatcatataactcaattaactgctaaaattaatgagcgtgAAATTGAAAAATGAaatgtttaaatttgctagaagcatgatctataatgggagacgccctaacattaaggatggcattggtttccaacagggaagcaatgtcaagcttaatgcccccaagaaattgtctaatcgttgttgctccatccaattcagcaacctcaaacaccatgaagTTCGTTGCGCCAATATGGTcttagaaacgacctaatgcttgcaagagtcaagaacgtcgtgccgtgtTTGGATTGTAGCCTCAGCCCGTAGTGATgttccggcccgacacgattatattttttaattTTACATAAAAcgtatatatataatttatattcaatattaaaaacatttaaGTATGATGTtttactggttagacagcttcacccaATGTCTTCTGCCCTTTTTCTATCGGGGACGCGAGACGACCGTTGAAACAAGTGCTTCAAATATAGGGATATAGATATACGATTTACATGTAGCGTGAAGTTTGGGCGGTAGTTTTGGCGCCAAATCTCGCATCTACTTTTCAGGAACCCGCGCGACTGCCTTCGCAGTTCCTGGCTTCCTGCCCGTCCGATCCGCCCCGCCTTGAACACTCACTACCACGTCTGCACCGTCGATCTCGATCCCCGCTTCTTGTCCCCCAAAGTCGAAACGCCGCCTCTTGCTAACCGTCGTCGCCTATTCGGCATTTGCCATCTCCGGCAGCAGGGGCGGAGGTCCAGTGTGGGCCAGTATTGTCTGGGCAATACCTTGGGTCAGCCCAGTAAGAAATGAACGTAAAAAAAAAGCCCGGTCTTCGCATCACGCTCCCGCACACAGACCGACCAGCCGCAGCCCGTAGCGCACCTGCCTGCGCCCGCCGCCTCCGTCATCCACTCAACCTCGCCCCTCGGCCACTGCCGcccggcgcccgcccgcctgccgcacCGGCCGAATCATCCGACGGCCCTTAAGCTGAGGCGGTGTGGCCTAAGTTGCAGCGCGGCGGTCGCCCCGAGTCGTCCACTTCGGCCCCGACAGGCTGTCCACGGTGGCGCGAACTGCCCCTCGCCGGTTCGGCCCCGCCCGCCCGTAGCAGCTCACCAGAGAACTAGCCTCTCGTCGGCCTTCCCCAGGTCTGCGCGTGGCGCGGCGCCGCAGCAAAGCTCCACGCGTGCGTGTCCGCCACCCGCCGTCCCGCCCGGGCCGCCGTCGTTGCTCGTCGGTGAACGACGTCTCGCTGGTGAATGCTGCAAGCTTGTCTGATTGGTGCTTTCTGCTTAGATTTGTTGCCTTGCATTTACACTTTCATTTACCTTACAATTCAGTTAAGTTTCTGATACTTCAAAGGCTTCAGGGTATCAGCGCGTTCTTCGAGCGGCAGGAACGACAAACGGGAGAAGGAAGAGAACTCGTGGGGAAGGCGAAGCGGGACGATGCAGCCCAAGATCAGCGCGTTCTTCGAGCGGCAGGAGACGGACCCAGATCCGATTAGGTTCTTCTCCTTATCCCTCTTCGAACTGATTACCCTGATACCAAATCCGCCGGATTTGAATATTTTTGTTGAATTGCTGTGGTGCTTGATGCAAGAACACGAGGGGCGGATTCGTTAGCATCTGTGTTTGTGGGGGATGAAGCAATTTGTGGTTGCCTTCTCATTTGTGCGGATTGGTGCAGTGGCGACGGTGAGGGGAACGGGCAGGGAAACGTCGGCGCGGCGACGGAGGCGAAGCGGAAGGCCAATGGCTGCAGGCTCGATGGGCTCGTCAGCAAGAAGAGGAACTACGCGCAGCTCCATCTGGAGCTAGGGCAGCCTGATTTCGTCCTCCACACGTGCTCCGTGTGCGGCATGATGTACGCCCGAGGGAACGACGAAGACGAAAAGGTTCACAGGGCGTACCACAAGAGCTACTCCGAGGGAGTCCCTTTCAAGGTTAAGGTGTTCTATGCGTTTGCTCTCAGTTTTTCTGTGGAGCGTCTAGTTAACCGATGAGCTGCAGGGTTGGAAAAAAGAGACAGTGATAGCGAGGTCCGAGGGCGGTGATCGGGTTGTTCTTGCAACTGACGAGAACTCTTGTATGTCGAAAAGTAAGGTACAAGTCTGCCCAACTGAGTTCCTTATGTTAAATTTCTAAATGCTAGCGCCCCGACTTCTGAAGAAATGCAGACTGTAAAGCGGTTTTATTTAGCTGTTATATATATGTCTGTTTTTGCTAACTGCTTGCAATTGTCTATGCAATCCTAACTTCACAAATGTGGATGCCAGTGGTATGGTCTATGCAAGTTATGTGATGTCAAACAAATATGGCAGGTCAGAGAGGTGATCACAGTGGTGGAGAAGGAGCTGGGATTTGGTGAAGGGAAACTCCTGCATAAGCTTTGCAAGGTAGAAATTACATAATCATAGTTCAATAGTACATGACAATCTATGCAATGCATTTATATCACACGGTAATAAATAAGAATCATCTTTATTGTATAGGTGTATCTATACATATCTGCACAAAGGATCGTGGGGTGCCTTGTCACTGAACCGATAAAAACAGGACATAGAGTTATCCCAAGCTCCACGGAAGGAAGCCCTAATGATTTGCCAGTTAGTAGTACTGAGCGAGGAAAAAATGGTCATACATTAGAGTTCGGCAGTATTAGTTTCAAGAGGGAAATCATAAGGCGGCACAGTCGTTCGGTCAAGAACAAAGAAGAGTGCCAGGACCCTGGTGCCATACTTTGCGAAACGGAAGCTGTTCCTGCGCTTTGTGGATTTCGAGCCATCTGGGTGGCACCATGGTGCAGAAGAAAACGAATTGCCTCAAAACTAATGGACGTTGCAAGGTAAGACGATGTTTGATTTCAAGTGCTGCGTATTTGTTCCATAAATTTCATCCATTTACAAGGCTACACTTCTTTATGTTTGCCTTGCCCTCGCATCAACAACTCAGATCATTTTCAAGCATGCAGTGTTCTGCCTTGCAACAATATATTAAGGTTTTTTTTATCAAATTGAATACGATGTATTGTTAAGCTATTCTTAACTGATGATACCGTAATTTGTTTTCTTGTGCCTTTTTTTGGCAAGCAATTTCCCTAGACAGAGTTCCTCCTGATATTACCACTTCCATTCATCTCAAGCAGGAAAACCttctgcgaaggcaggactttggGGATTTCACAGTTTGCTTTCTCTCCCCCGACCTCCTCTGGCAAGGGGCTAGCATGCCGTTACTGCAAGACCAGTGCATTCTTAGTCTACAAAGACGGACCGGTGTAACACTTGTACTCTAAGAAAGCCCTCTCTGAAACTTTTCTTCCTCTTGTAAAATACGCTTATCTTGTTGGAGCATTTGACAAAAAAAATGTAAACAATTAGATCAATAAGTATTCAGGTAGACCAGAAATTAGCGATGCTTTGTAACAATGTAGCTTTCTCTTTTGAGTGGTGACAATAGCTTTCTTGTGATCTTCATAAATAACTTTTCATGGTCTCACATGCTCCGTTGCAGCAATGCTGCTGCAGCTGCACCAAGCATGGAACTAGGAGAGTGCATCTACAAGATGGATGTTTTGAGCAAGAAAATGACAGACTGCAGCAGCAGAGTGACAATACATCAATGAATGAATCATGTATCACTGATGGCTGATACGTGCTGTTTCTGAGGATAAGAAAAGGAATTCTTAGAATTTTTATTACAAGGACCTAGCAGTCTTGTAGAATACAGGAATACACTCAGGAATCATTCTAGCTCAGGAATTGTTCTAGCTGAttaaaacttgtataaatcaGATAAGCAATTCGGTCAGGAATTGTTTCGGTCGATGGCCCCTTAATGTCTCCTCACTGGTAAAGAACTAAAGATAAGCACCTTAGAGCTGATTTGGTAACTAAGGTTTGAAGGAGATCCTTGTAAGGAAACCTTTGCTGTTTAAAATTGAATATGAATGAGTTTTCTTTCAGGATCCCCTCTAAATTCATGGTCGTCACCAAACCAGCCCTTAATGTTTCCTACTTGATGGGTCATTTACATCTGCCTTTGAGTACTCATCAACTACTGCTTTGTGTGCAGCTTGAAGTGGGTATTATGTAACGAACTTGCCGAGATATCTTATCTCATTGCTGCCATTTCAGCTTCCTGGCAAAGGCCTTCGAgaccaacacaagtgaacaactcGGAATACTCCACAATCTTCCAAAGATATACATCCTCTCCAATTTCATTCTGTGTATGGTGACCTTCCACGCCTGGCGGCGGTGCATACAACACCTGCAGATCAATGGGAAATTATAGTCAGTGCCTACATGTTCATGTCTCAATGGTAGAAGCATTGAAAGATCTTATCAAAACGTCCTGGACGCAGAAGAGCAGCATCAATTGCATTTGGGCGATTTGTAGCACCCAATAAGATAATTCACTGAAAAGGAAAAGAATGTCCTTCTAGTGAGCATACATGTAGACATGATCAGTAGAATCACACACAGAAAGCTATCAGTAGACTAAGATGATGTTTGaatacactagagctaatagttagatgctaaaattagttgaagacattacactctagctaatagtttaactattagctacttttagtaaattagctaatagttagttagctatttgttagctagctaattttactagtaattttttagccaactaattattagttctagacttctagtgcattcaaatacCTCCTAACAGTGCCATAGCCAGTTCTAAACCACCCATTTCGGTCAATAAAGACGACAAAAGTATTTCTCCAAATGTGGCATTGCCACTAGAATTCCCACCAGGGCCAGTTCTGCAAGATCATACAGGTGCCAACATAAACTATCTGTAGTAAACTTCACACATGGTACTCTGAAGCTAAAAGTAGGAATGAAACCCGATTGGATATAGATGGATACCGGTGATCCTGCATTTCATCTATATCCCATATCTTTTTCTCGGATCTTAGAACTGGATACGTATTATTCGGATATTGATATCTATCTCATATACATGTCAGAAATCTGATTTTGAGTATTCGGATACCATCAGATATTAAAATTTTGGATTCAGATATGGACTATCCATATACGGTTTTGACCGTTTCAGCAGGGACGGGCCAGAACAAAATATGACTGAAGACATACTTATAATGATTAGCACCAAAATGTTAAAGTAAGAGCATCTAAATTGGTCTGAGCAGGAAACCTATAATGAAAATCTAGGCTCTACTATTTAGAACAGAGAAATAAGCGAGGGCATGGGCTCACTCAGATCTACCTAGGTCCGCCCTTGCTTTTCGAGACTAACATACTTCGAAAAATATCTATCACAATTTAATCCCTAGCTAAAAGTAAATATTTACAAGTGCAAAAATGAGTTCTATCTAAACTTATTCAACTGCCATAAAAAGAACACAAATTACCATTTTCAACAAGAATTTGCTTGCACGCACTGTTCAATTATCTACATTATGTGTACCATGTTGAACATCAGATTACCTTTATTATATTGTGCATCACATATCAGTGCATAGCTCTTGGGGGCAATGGCATCAGCCTCGTCGAACAACATAATGCTTGGAGAAGCAAGACAAGCTTTCTGAAATGTTCTACGCAACAGAGCTTCACCTTCTCCAACCTACTTGGAATATAAATCTGCATCACTGTTACAAGAATTTATGTGAAAACCTAGTGAGTCTTGAGGAGAGTATCTTTATCTGAAGGTGTTTTAGTCGCTTATTTTTTAAGTTTTGCCGACTTATGGATATTAGATATCGCTCCCTCTGGTATGTTTTATTTATCGCGTTTTAGTTAAAAAAAAACTAGCgtgcgacaaatattcgagaacgaagGTAGTACCATATTAAGAGTATGTCTGTTTCATCTTTTTTGAGATTTTGTACTTCAATTTTTAAATCATTCAAAAGTGACAAAGATCCCGAAAGTTAAAAAGCGAAAGCTCACTAGGGTAAGAttttaggcttttggtgcttttgGTTTATGGGAGTGGTTTAGTTTTTAGGATGTTGAAAAGATGAAGTACAACATCTCAAAATAACTCAACTGGTAAAAACCAGTAAATTATGTTAATATGTTTTAAATGCAGTGGAATATTGCTGGTTAGATGGGTACAAATGTGAAGCTAAGAACAAAGGTTCAAACACTTATTTGTGCACCGCGGGCTAAGGGAAAAGATGGCTAAGGGAAGCCTCCGCGGGGCTCGAAGATGCCTTTCTCCCCCAGACACCGGGGGAAGAAAAGGGTTAccgacccacgcggaggcagCCCCCCGGCTCGCCtcaccctccgccccagcaaggatgatgaagatccttgaagctgagggcggggcagaggccgcagcccggttcgcttctccccaccatcgaactggaggtcaccgtcttgggtgaccaccggtgaggggatgcggccgggctgcctgatgaaaatccttgaagccgaacgatggctgaaaggtaccaacttccttgaagttgcgttcctccaacgacaaggcggaaggattgcgggcgttccccatccgggggctcggaaggtggaaagacacgacgtaTAAGGgaacgcgaagacatggtcgccattcaagggggtcaccctccttttaaaggcgactctccccacttgcgttctcagccatcgcgggctgagtcttctccaacacgctccaaggtcctccccctacgacacgggggctgggccccgcgcgtcatgcaagc
This portion of the Zea mays cultivar B73 chromosome 2, Zm-B73-REFERENCE-NAM-5.0, whole genome shotgun sequence genome encodes:
- the LOC103648542 gene encoding protein CHROMOSOME TRANSMISSION FIDELITY 7 isoform X1, with translation MQPKISAFFERQETDPDPISGDGEGNGQGNVGAATEAKRKANGCRLDGLVSKKRNYAQLHLELGQPDFVLHTCSVCGMMYARGNDEDEKVHRAYHKSYSEGVPFKGWKKETVIARSEGGDRVVLATDENSCMSKSKWYGLCKLCDVKQIWQVREVITVVEKELGFGEGKLLHKLCKVYLYISAQRIVGCLVTEPIKTGHRVIPSSTEGSPNDLPVSSTERGKNGHTLEFGSISFKREIIRRHSRSVKNKEECQDPGAILCETEAVPALCGFRAIWVAPWCRRKRIASKLMDVARKTFCEGRTLGISQFAFSPPTSSGKGLACRYCKTSAFLVYKDGPV
- the LOC103648542 gene encoding protein CHROMOSOME TRANSMISSION FIDELITY 7 isoform X2; translated protein: MQPKISAFFERQETDPDPISGDGEGNGQGNVGAATEAKRKANGCRLDGLVSKKRNYAQLHLELGQPDFVLHTCSVCGMMYARGNDEDEKVHRAYHKSYSEGVPFKGWKKETVIARSEGGDRVVLATDENSCMSKSKVREVITVVEKELGFGEGKLLHKLCKVYLYISAQRIVGCLVTEPIKTGHRVIPSSTEGSPNDLPVSSTERGKNGHTLEFGSISFKREIIRRHSRSVKNKEECQDPGAILCETEAVPALCGFRAIWVAPWCRRKRIASKLMDVARKTFCEGRTLGISQFAFSPPTSSGKGLACRYCKTSAFLVYKDGPV